From Granulicella sp. WH15, the proteins below share one genomic window:
- the hpnJ gene encoding hopanoid biosynthesis associated radical SAM protein HpnJ — protein sequence MNKPLKTLLLNPPSFENFDGGASSRWPAVREIESYWYPVWLAYPAGLLEGSRLLDAPPHHISAEETIEIAKGYEFLVLFTSTVGWAGDHALAQAIKRANPTMKITFVGPPVTTDPDRALNECSAIDFVCRREFDFSVVEFANGSPLEEILGISYRGADGAHIHNPDRPQVEKLDKPDMPWVTDIYARDMDVTRYNVPFLLHPYVSLYSTRGCPAQCTFCLWPQTLSGHAWRKRSTDDVAAEMAHAKQLFPHVKEFFFDDDTFNIQKARTIELCAKLKPLGLTWSCTSRVTTDRDTLKAMKEAGCRLLIVGFESGDPQILKNIKKGATVERARDFVKDCHELGLIIHADFILGLPGETKQSIRNTIDFAKSLDCETIQVSIAHAYPGTEFYDFAAKNGFITNQKMEDDQGHQMAHIEYPGLPVEYVMEMVHRFYDEYYFRPKAAFRVVWKAIVNRDVPRLYVEAKSFMKLRAQRNKASRKMKEENALKAQESVSMNA from the coding sequence ATGAACAAGCCCCTGAAAACGCTTCTCCTGAATCCTCCCTCCTTCGAAAACTTCGACGGAGGCGCAAGCTCCCGCTGGCCCGCCGTGCGTGAGATCGAGTCCTACTGGTATCCGGTCTGGCTCGCCTATCCGGCTGGTCTGCTCGAAGGCTCTCGCCTGCTCGACGCTCCGCCGCATCACATCTCGGCCGAAGAGACCATCGAGATCGCCAAGGGCTATGAGTTCCTCGTCCTCTTCACCTCGACCGTAGGCTGGGCTGGCGACCACGCCCTCGCCCAGGCCATCAAGCGCGCCAACCCGACCATGAAGATCACCTTCGTCGGGCCGCCGGTCACCACCGACCCCGACCGTGCTCTCAACGAGTGCTCGGCCATCGACTTCGTCTGCCGCCGCGAGTTCGACTTCTCCGTCGTCGAGTTCGCCAATGGCTCGCCGCTCGAAGAGATCCTCGGCATCAGCTACCGTGGAGCCGACGGTGCGCACATCCACAATCCGGATCGCCCGCAGGTCGAGAAGCTCGACAAGCCCGACATGCCTTGGGTCACGGACATCTATGCCCGCGACATGGACGTCACGCGCTACAACGTGCCCTTCCTGTTGCACCCGTACGTATCGCTTTACTCCACGCGCGGCTGCCCGGCGCAGTGCACCTTCTGCCTCTGGCCCCAGACGCTCTCGGGCCACGCCTGGCGCAAGCGTTCGACCGACGACGTGGCTGCCGAGATGGCCCACGCCAAGCAGCTCTTCCCCCACGTCAAAGAGTTCTTCTTCGACGACGACACCTTCAACATCCAGAAGGCCCGCACCATCGAGCTGTGCGCGAAGCTGAAGCCCCTCGGCCTCACCTGGTCCTGCACCTCGCGCGTCACCACCGACCGCGACACCCTCAAGGCCATGAAGGAGGCGGGTTGCCGCCTGCTCATCGTCGGCTTCGAGTCGGGCGATCCGCAGATCCTCAAAAACATCAAGAAGGGTGCCACCGTCGAACGCGCCCGCGACTTCGTCAAGGACTGCCACGAACTAGGCCTCATCATCCACGCCGACTTCATCCTGGGCCTGCCCGGCGAGACCAAGCAGTCGATCCGCAACACCATCGACTTCGCCAAGTCGCTCGACTGCGAGACCATTCAGGTCTCCATCGCGCACGCCTACCCCGGCACCGAGTTCTACGACTTCGCCGCCAAAAACGGCTTCATCACCAACCAGAAGATGGAAGACGACCAGGGCCACCAGATGGCTCACATCGAGTACCCCGGCCTGCCGGTCGAGTACGTCATGGAGATGGTGCACCGCTTCTACGACGAGTATTACTTCCGTCCCAAGGCCGCGTTCCGCGTGGTCTGGAAGGCCATCGTCAACCGGGACGTGCCCCGTCTCTACGTCGAGGCCAAGTCCTTCATGAAGCTGCGCGCCCAGCGCAACAAGGCTTCGCGCAAGATGAAGGAAGAGAACGCGCTCAAGGCCCAGGAATCGGTCAGCATGAACGCCTGA
- a CDS encoding DUF3574 domain-containing protein, whose amino-acid sequence MADPKSHQRYRRLRICAAAVFFLTALASPAQSTLKGDKAHPARAAHWVDTRLYFGLGPADDPTKGISESAWREFLDKEVTPRFPSGLSVVNVYGQWQGKQEAAAGTVERIRSKMLVIDYPATPANNARIEAIRRAWKQRTGNQSVLKVTQPASVSF is encoded by the coding sequence ATGGCCGATCCCAAATCACACCAAAGATACCGTCGTCTGCGCATCTGCGCGGCGGCGGTATTTTTCTTGACTGCCCTTGCATCTCCTGCTCAATCCACCCTCAAAGGCGACAAGGCTCACCCCGCCCGCGCAGCCCACTGGGTAGATACCCGCCTCTACTTCGGCCTCGGCCCTGCTGACGACCCAACCAAGGGCATCAGCGAATCCGCCTGGCGCGAGTTCCTCGATAAAGAGGTCACGCCCCGCTTCCCCTCCGGCCTCAGCGTGGTAAACGTCTACGGCCAGTGGCAGGGCAAACAGGAAGCCGCCGCAGGTACAGTCGAGCGCATCCGTTCGAAGATGCTGGTCATCGACTACCCCGCAACCCCTGCAAACAACGCCCGCATCGAGGCCATCCGGCGCGCCTGGAAGCAGCGCACCGGCAACCAGTCCGTCTTGAAGGTGACACAACCCGCTTCCGTGTCGTTCTAG
- a CDS encoding EamA family transporter — protein sequence MKQTLTLRQYMVLFTVMMTASVGDTLLSHGMSQVGTIDGAHLSRLLTALTNIWVITGILLLIGFFASYLTALSWADLTFVLPSTAFGYVVVAFLGHFWLHEHISIWRWTGILLIVCGVGFVANGPPLTEHPALPEESAVKP from the coding sequence ATGAAGCAGACTCTGACCCTCCGGCAGTACATGGTTCTTTTCACTGTGATGATGACCGCCTCGGTCGGCGACACCCTGCTCTCGCACGGCATGAGCCAGGTCGGCACCATCGACGGAGCGCACCTCTCGCGGCTCCTGACCGCGCTCACCAACATCTGGGTCATCACCGGGATCCTCTTGCTGATCGGCTTCTTCGCCAGCTACCTGACGGCTCTTAGCTGGGCCGACCTGACCTTCGTTCTGCCCTCGACCGCCTTCGGCTACGTCGTCGTCGCCTTCCTCGGCCACTTCTGGCTGCACGAGCACATCTCCATCTGGCGCTGGACGGGCATCCTGCTCATCGTCTGCGGCGTCGGCTTCGTGGCCAACGGACCACCCCTCACCGAGCATCCGGCACTCCCCGAAGAATCGGCGGTAAAGCCTTGA
- the hpnE gene encoding hydroxysqualene dehydroxylase HpnE, whose protein sequence is MSERMQDVVIAGAGLAGLAAAVALAKDGAQVTLLERRPEVGGRAYSYHHPALAETVDSQHVVLGCCTNLLDLCGQAGTADKVRWYDELMFLEPNGNRSPMKPGLLPAPSHQTMSFLRAPMLSVKDKVRIAMGLMQFLRGYPGDDAESFAAWIKRTKQTDRAVRHFWEPVVWGALNDTFERCSTKYAGKVFHETFLRSPEGGRLGIPAAPLTEFFAPVAELAERYGVRVERKSGLEGLEQRADGSWAVSTGGETLVAPAVVLAFDFRQTSKLLAGLEGKEPEESPFMSAPITTVHLWYDRDVTGMDHAVLLDTRIQWVFAKSRIRGWSKDRGCYLELVISASWAELEMGRQEILASALRELEMFFPKVREAKLLKSSVLKEARATFSVTPGLDRHRPVQATRWPGLYVAGDWTATEWPSTMEGAVRSGRLAAGAVRGDRLRFMSPEVPAAGLMRWLSTQVPPLSVGDRR, encoded by the coding sequence GTGAGCGAGCGGATGCAGGACGTGGTGATTGCCGGGGCCGGTCTGGCCGGGTTGGCGGCGGCGGTGGCGCTGGCCAAGGACGGGGCGCAGGTGACGCTGCTTGAGCGTCGGCCTGAAGTGGGTGGGCGAGCTTACTCGTATCATCATCCCGCGCTGGCCGAGACGGTGGACTCGCAGCATGTGGTGCTGGGGTGCTGCACCAATCTGCTGGACCTGTGCGGGCAGGCGGGGACGGCGGATAAGGTTCGCTGGTACGACGAGCTGATGTTTCTGGAGCCGAACGGCAATCGTAGCCCGATGAAACCTGGGCTGCTGCCCGCGCCTTCGCACCAGACGATGAGCTTTCTGCGTGCGCCGATGCTCTCGGTCAAGGACAAGGTCCGCATCGCTATGGGGCTGATGCAGTTTCTGCGCGGCTATCCGGGCGACGACGCGGAGAGCTTTGCCGCGTGGATCAAGCGGACGAAGCAGACCGACCGCGCCGTGCGGCACTTCTGGGAGCCGGTGGTGTGGGGTGCATTGAATGATACATTTGAGCGCTGCTCGACCAAGTATGCGGGCAAGGTCTTCCACGAGACGTTTCTGCGCTCGCCCGAGGGGGGGCGACTGGGGATTCCGGCGGCTCCGCTGACGGAGTTTTTTGCTCCGGTAGCCGAGTTGGCGGAGCGGTATGGGGTTCGCGTCGAGCGCAAGAGCGGGCTGGAGGGGCTGGAGCAGAGAGCCGATGGTAGTTGGGCCGTGAGCACGGGCGGCGAGACGCTGGTTGCGCCTGCGGTGGTGCTGGCGTTCGACTTTCGGCAGACGTCTAAGCTGCTGGCTGGGCTGGAGGGTAAGGAGCCGGAGGAGTCGCCGTTTATGTCGGCTCCTATTACGACGGTTCATCTCTGGTACGACCGCGATGTGACCGGCATGGACCACGCGGTGCTGCTGGATACGCGGATCCAGTGGGTCTTTGCGAAGTCGCGGATTCGCGGCTGGAGCAAAGACAGGGGATGCTATCTGGAGCTGGTCATCAGCGCGTCGTGGGCTGAGCTGGAGATGGGGCGACAGGAGATTCTGGCCTCCGCGCTGCGGGAGCTGGAGATGTTCTTCCCCAAGGTGCGCGAGGCCAAGCTGCTGAAGAGCAGCGTACTGAAGGAGGCGCGGGCGACCTTCTCGGTAACGCCGGGGCTGGACCGGCATCGTCCGGTGCAGGCTACGCGGTGGCCGGGGCTGTATGTGGCTGGGGACTGGACTGCCACGGAGTGGCCCTCGACGATGGAGGGTGCGGTGCGGAGCGGGCGGCTGGCGGCGGGTGCGGTGCGGGGGGATCGGCTGCGGTTTATGTCGCCGGAAGTGCCTGCCGCGGGGTTGATGCGGTGGCTGAGTACGCAGGTGCCGCCGTTGTCGGTCGGCGACAGGCGTTAG
- a CDS encoding phytoene/squalene synthase family protein, which translates to MSGLTEAYAVCSEIARREAKNFYYSFRVLPEHKRNAMCAVYAFMRRADDIADDESQTVEQRRETMAAWLAEWRLARAGAPTDNPVFIAVADVQQRFKIPDQLLEELVQGTSMDLEPVSAEPRDGHAVQLADGTMGYRSFEDLYRYCYLVASVVGLVCIRIFGYSDPAAELLAEKTGIAFQLTNILRDIKEDAERGRIYLPQQLLEEFGITSAEIRALAGGAPLRTNDRAMIDALSVQAWEYYAAADKLLPLIDRDSRPALWVLVRIYSELLHKIEHAHGDVFSKRARVSTPGKLWILAQGAAKSVLRR; encoded by the coding sequence TTGAGCGGGCTTACAGAAGCGTACGCGGTCTGCAGCGAGATCGCCAGGCGCGAGGCCAAGAACTTTTACTACTCCTTTAGGGTGCTGCCGGAGCATAAACGCAACGCCATGTGCGCGGTCTACGCGTTCATGCGGCGCGCGGACGATATCGCGGATGACGAGTCGCAGACCGTAGAGCAGCGGCGCGAGACGATGGCCGCGTGGCTCGCGGAGTGGCGGCTGGCGCGGGCGGGAGCGCCTACGGATAACCCCGTCTTCATCGCCGTGGCCGATGTACAGCAACGCTTCAAGATACCGGATCAGTTACTTGAAGAGCTGGTACAGGGAACCAGCATGGACCTTGAGCCGGTCTCGGCCGAGCCGCGCGATGGCCATGCGGTGCAGCTTGCCGACGGCACGATGGGGTATCGCAGCTTTGAGGATCTTTACCGCTACTGCTATCTGGTGGCGTCTGTCGTCGGACTCGTCTGCATCCGGATCTTCGGCTACAGCGATCCGGCGGCGGAGTTACTGGCGGAGAAGACGGGGATCGCGTTTCAGCTCACGAATATCCTGCGCGACATCAAGGAAGATGCCGAGCGCGGGCGGATCTACCTGCCACAGCAACTGCTCGAAGAGTTTGGGATTACGAGCGCGGAGATACGTGCTCTGGCGGGCGGCGCGCCACTGCGCACGAACGACCGGGCGATGATCGACGCGCTCTCGGTGCAGGCGTGGGAGTACTACGCGGCGGCGGATAAGCTGCTGCCTCTGATCGACCGTGACAGCCGTCCGGCGCTGTGGGTGCTGGTGCGGATCTACAGCGAGCTGCTGCACAAGATCGAGCATGCGCACGGAGATGTCTTCAGCAAGCGGGCGCGCGTGTCGACGCCGGGGAAGCTGTGGATTCTGGCGCAGGGTGCGGCTAAGTCGGTGCTGCGCCGGTGA
- the hpnC gene encoding squalene synthase HpnC, producing MSFELLRDDLAGGPAEYLTPAVRPSLVEAQQWCKTLATTHYENFHVATWFLPKRVRPYFQSIYAFSRVADDLGDEVADPVLAANLLTTWQGMLDECYDEPARSRHPVFVALQQTIAETGVPRQLFSDLIHAFQMDQTVTRYESLEQLIGYSRYSANPVGRLVLWVSGYRDEERGLLSDKVCTALQLVNFWQDVVEDWERGRRYLPADAMQRFGVTDEHIAGRVFTPGFKQMMVFLTDYARTMLLEGGAISGTVDRELTVTLDLFRKGGEAAIDGIVAQGYDVLRARPSVSKTTKMQLLGGALVGKLGGLFSSDKPEARP from the coding sequence GTGAGTTTCGAGCTGCTGCGGGACGATCTTGCGGGCGGTCCTGCCGAGTATCTGACTCCGGCGGTGCGGCCCTCGCTGGTCGAGGCGCAGCAGTGGTGCAAGACGCTGGCCACGACGCACTATGAGAACTTCCATGTGGCGACGTGGTTTTTGCCGAAGCGCGTGCGTCCCTACTTTCAGAGCATCTATGCCTTCAGCCGCGTGGCGGACGACCTGGGCGATGAGGTCGCCGACCCGGTGCTGGCGGCTAACCTGCTGACGACGTGGCAGGGGATGCTGGACGAGTGCTACGACGAGCCTGCGCGCTCGCGGCATCCGGTGTTCGTGGCGTTGCAGCAGACGATCGCCGAGACGGGCGTGCCGCGCCAGCTCTTCAGCGATTTGATTCATGCGTTTCAGATGGACCAGACGGTGACGCGGTATGAGTCGCTGGAGCAGTTGATCGGGTATTCGCGCTACTCGGCGAACCCAGTGGGGCGGCTGGTGCTGTGGGTGTCGGGGTATCGGGACGAGGAGCGCGGGCTGCTCTCGGATAAGGTGTGCACGGCGCTGCAACTGGTGAACTTCTGGCAGGACGTGGTGGAGGACTGGGAGCGCGGGCGGCGGTATCTGCCCGCCGATGCCATGCAGCGGTTCGGCGTGACTGACGAGCACATCGCGGGGCGGGTGTTTACTCCGGGCTTCAAGCAGATGATGGTCTTCCTGACTGACTACGCGCGCACGATGCTGCTCGAGGGCGGCGCAATCAGCGGCACAGTGGACCGCGAGCTGACCGTGACGCTGGACCTCTTCCGCAAGGGCGGTGAGGCGGCTATTGACGGCATCGTGGCGCAGGGATATGACGTGCTGCGGGCGCGGCCTTCGGTCTCGAAGACAACGAAGATGCAACTGCTTGGCGGCGCGCTGGTGGGCAAGCTTGGCGGCCTTTTTAGCAGCGATAAGCCGGAGGCGCGACCTTGA
- a CDS encoding alcohol dehydrogenase catalytic domain-containing protein, with translation MEAVVLYGKEDLRLERVAVPAAGPGEIVLRVGAALTCGTDLKVYRRGYHAMMLKPPIPFGHELAGTVVEIGEGVTKFKVGDRVVPLNSAPCDVCYFCQHGQQNLCEDLLFNNGAYAEYMKIPARIVEKNTLPVPDGVSFEHAALTEPLACVIRGMEESAARAGDSMVVIGAGPIGLMFLHAASLAGVDVIAVVKREDQVETAKLLGARQVLKIEDGMDVVAATRALTPAGRGADVVIEAVATPMTWEWAVGMVRKGGVVNFFGGPPSGTVVALDTNRLHYGDITLKASFHHTPSTSRTAFELITGGRFKAAEFITSTAVLDEVPEVFQRMMTRSNPGGLKDIKTAIFPASTGGTQ, from the coding sequence ATGGAAGCTGTAGTCCTGTACGGCAAGGAGGACCTGCGGCTGGAGCGTGTGGCCGTGCCCGCAGCCGGTCCGGGGGAGATTGTGCTACGCGTGGGCGCGGCGTTGACGTGTGGGACCGACCTGAAGGTCTACCGGCGCGGATACCACGCCATGATGCTGAAGCCGCCGATCCCGTTTGGGCACGAGCTGGCCGGGACCGTGGTCGAGATTGGCGAGGGAGTGACGAAGTTCAAGGTCGGCGACCGGGTGGTGCCGCTGAACTCGGCTCCCTGCGATGTTTGCTACTTCTGCCAGCATGGCCAGCAGAATCTTTGTGAAGATTTGCTGTTCAACAATGGCGCTTACGCCGAGTATATGAAGATTCCGGCGCGGATCGTCGAGAAGAATACGCTGCCGGTTCCGGATGGAGTCTCGTTTGAGCACGCCGCGCTGACCGAGCCGCTGGCCTGCGTGATCCGGGGGATGGAGGAGAGCGCGGCCAGGGCGGGCGACAGCATGGTCGTCATCGGCGCGGGGCCGATTGGGCTGATGTTCCTGCACGCGGCCAGCCTGGCTGGGGTGGACGTGATCGCGGTGGTGAAGCGCGAGGATCAGGTGGAGACCGCGAAGTTGCTGGGGGCGCGGCAGGTGCTGAAGATCGAAGACGGTATGGATGTGGTAGCGGCCACGCGGGCGCTGACCCCGGCGGGGCGCGGCGCGGATGTGGTGATCGAGGCCGTGGCCACCCCGATGACGTGGGAGTGGGCCGTGGGTATGGTTCGCAAGGGGGGCGTGGTGAACTTCTTCGGCGGGCCGCCGAGCGGGACGGTGGTCGCGCTCGACACCAACCGGCTGCACTACGGAGATATCACGTTGAAGGCCAGCTTCCACCACACGCCCTCGACGAGCCGGACGGCCTTTGAGCTGATTACCGGCGGTCGGTTCAAGGCGGCGGAGTTCATTACGAGCACGGCTGTGCTGGACGAGGTGCCGGAGGTCTTCCAGCGGATGATGACTCGGTCGAATCCCGGCGGGCTGAAGGACATCAAGACGGCGATCTTTCCCGCTTCCACGGGAGGCACTCAGTGA
- a CDS encoding ABC transporter permease, which produces MPFVSPEVFAKERIGAIQEYSLLAGRAMGNIFSRPRYWADVYTQMDSIGVGSMPIVVLTGFFTGCVLALQSATSLQEFGAVNMTGSLVALSMVKELGPVLTGLMVSGRNASGMASELGSMKVTEQIDAMRALGTDPVRKLVTPRVIATIFMLFFLTIVSDAVGIAGGALVSISMLGLNFNSYFHSSYRSLVYGDVVQGLTKPLFSGFIIATVGCYFGLNTKGGTQGVGRATTQAVVFSSVFIIIMDFIVSRVMIGIFGR; this is translated from the coding sequence ATGCCCTTCGTTTCGCCAGAAGTCTTCGCTAAGGAAAGAATCGGCGCTATCCAGGAGTACTCGCTACTGGCGGGTCGGGCGATGGGCAACATCTTCTCGCGCCCGCGCTACTGGGCAGACGTCTACACCCAGATGGACTCGATCGGCGTCGGCTCCATGCCCATCGTCGTGCTCACCGGCTTCTTCACCGGCTGCGTGCTGGCGCTGCAATCGGCCACGTCACTCCAGGAGTTCGGAGCGGTCAACATGACCGGCTCGCTGGTCGCCCTCTCGATGGTCAAAGAGCTGGGCCCCGTATTGACCGGCCTGATGGTCTCCGGCCGCAACGCCTCCGGCATGGCCTCCGAGCTGGGCTCCATGAAGGTGACCGAGCAGATCGACGCCATGCGCGCCCTCGGCACCGACCCCGTGCGCAAGCTGGTGACGCCGCGGGTTATCGCCACCATCTTTATGCTCTTCTTCCTCACCATCGTCTCGGACGCGGTGGGCATCGCGGGCGGCGCGCTGGTCAGCATCTCCATGCTCGGCCTCAACTTCAACTCCTACTTCCACTCCTCCTACCGCTCGCTGGTCTACGGCGATGTCGTCCAGGGCCTCACCAAGCCGCTCTTCTCCGGCTTCATCATTGCCACGGTCGGCTGCTACTTCGGCCTCAACACCAAGGGCGGCACGCAGGGCGTCGGCCGCGCCACCACCCAGGCCGTCGTCTTCTCCTCCGTCTTCATCATCATCATGGACTTCATCGTCAGCCGCGTCATGATCGGGATCTTCGGGCGATGA
- a CDS encoding ATP-binding cassette domain-containing protein, with translation MSTADATLPSPPPQDEGPVVVFDNVSIKFEDKPVLQNISFSVNRGQTLILLGPAGTGKSVLLKLANGLLKPDSGTITVFGQDVTRMRETDLFKLRARIGMVFQESALFDSLSVEDNVAYRLHEEGMAPDKAHALVVEVLDFVELGQAIAKFPSELSGGMRRRVSIARSIISKPDLILYDSPTGGLDPITSTTIVDLIIKQRDVTRTTSLLVTHRLQDAFTLATHRFNSATGQVEPIPNGGIDDSTQFLVLNEGAIVFHGSTLELVESEDPWIKEYLS, from the coding sequence ATGAGCACCGCCGACGCGACGCTCCCCAGCCCGCCCCCGCAAGACGAAGGCCCGGTTGTCGTCTTCGACAATGTCTCCATCAAGTTCGAGGACAAGCCCGTCCTCCAGAACATCTCTTTCTCAGTCAACCGCGGCCAGACACTTATCCTGCTCGGCCCCGCGGGCACCGGCAAGTCCGTGCTGCTCAAGCTGGCCAACGGCCTGCTCAAGCCGGACTCCGGCACCATCACTGTCTTCGGCCAGGACGTCACCCGTATGCGCGAGACCGACCTCTTCAAGCTGCGCGCCCGCATCGGCATGGTCTTCCAGGAGTCGGCCCTCTTCGACTCGCTCTCGGTCGAGGACAACGTGGCCTACCGCCTGCACGAGGAGGGGATGGCCCCGGACAAGGCCCATGCCCTGGTCGTCGAGGTGCTCGACTTCGTGGAGTTGGGCCAAGCCATCGCCAAGTTCCCTTCGGAGCTGTCGGGCGGAATGCGCCGCCGCGTCTCCATCGCGCGCTCCATCATCTCCAAGCCCGACCTGATCCTCTACGACTCCCCCACCGGCGGCCTCGACCCCATCACCTCGACCACCATCGTGGACCTCATCATCAAGCAGCGCGACGTCACCCGCACCACATCGCTGCTGGTGACGCACCGTCTTCAGGACGCCTTCACCCTGGCCACCCACCGCTTCAACTCCGCTACGGGCCAGGTCGAGCCGATCCCCAACGGCGGCATCGACGACAGCACCCAGTTCCTCGTGCTCAACGAGGGAGCCATCGTCTTCCACGGCTCCACGCTGGAGCTGGTCGAGTCCGAAGATCCGTGGATCAAGGAGTACCTCTCCTAA
- a CDS encoding TIGR01777 family oxidoreductase produces the protein MRIVIPGGSGQLGHILARHLYAAGHEVTVISRNPKSAPWTTLRWDGLTLDPAWTSTLEGADAVIHLSGRSVNCRYTPANRREIVDSRVVPTRLVGKAIEACAQPPRVWMNASTSTFYRDSRNIPGDGPQDEFTGEKGGQEPNVPDSWNFSISVAEQWEEAFYASTTPATRKIALRTSMTMSPDNGGIFSILLRLVRFGLGGQQGGGDQYVSWMHELDYCRAIDFLLAREEISGAVNFTAPNPLLNRDFMRGLRQAWGIPFGLPAPGPILAVGTFLMRTESELVLKSRRAVPTVLLRHGFRFDYPTWDEAARELVGRYRTAKA, from the coding sequence ATGCGCATCGTCATTCCTGGCGGTTCCGGTCAACTTGGTCATATTCTCGCGCGTCATCTCTATGCTGCTGGCCATGAGGTCACCGTCATCTCTCGTAACCCCAAATCGGCTCCGTGGACCACGCTGCGTTGGGATGGACTTACGCTTGACCCTGCCTGGACCAGCACGCTTGAGGGGGCTGATGCCGTCATTCACCTCTCGGGCCGCAGCGTCAACTGCCGCTATACTCCGGCTAATCGACGCGAGATTGTGGACTCCCGTGTAGTGCCCACGAGGCTTGTCGGCAAGGCCATTGAAGCCTGTGCGCAGCCTCCGCGTGTCTGGATGAACGCCAGCACTTCCACCTTCTACCGCGACTCCCGCAACATCCCCGGCGATGGGCCGCAGGATGAGTTCACCGGCGAAAAAGGTGGTCAGGAGCCGAATGTTCCGGACTCGTGGAACTTCTCCATCTCGGTTGCCGAGCAGTGGGAGGAGGCTTTTTATGCCTCCACTACGCCCGCTACTCGTAAGATCGCGCTGCGGACTTCCATGACCATGAGTCCTGATAATGGCGGGATCTTTTCTATTCTGTTGCGGCTGGTTCGCTTTGGGCTGGGTGGGCAGCAGGGCGGTGGGGATCAGTACGTCTCGTGGATGCACGAGCTGGATTATTGCCGGGCGATTGATTTTTTGCTGGCTCGGGAGGAGATATCCGGGGCGGTTAATTTCACCGCGCCGAATCCGCTCTTGAACCGCGATTTCATGCGAGGGCTGCGGCAGGCTTGGGGGATTCCCTTTGGGCTGCCCGCGCCGGGGCCGATTCTGGCGGTTGGGACGTTTCTGATGAGGACCGAATCGGAGCTGGTGTTGAAGAGTCGGCGGGCGGTGCCGACCGTGTTGCTGCGGCATGGGTTTCGGTTCGATTACCCGACGTGGGATGAAGCGGCTCGGGAGCTGGTGGGGCGGTATCGGACGGCAAAAGCTTAG
- a CDS encoding flavin reductase family protein codes for MIFEVDKVPTHNIYNLLIGLVAPRPIALVTSMNEAGGLNAAPFSAYNYLCTDPPIVGLGVTNRPGGEFVPKDTAQNIRRTSEFVVNVVTEDLLPQMNICATDFPAEIDELEMAGLDTAASAVVKVPRIRQAHAALECVEHSTIEIGRSRIILGRVVAMYVEDRFIDPAGPYVLAEELHAIGRMNGLGSYVKTRDGFLTQPRIPYSEWLKGKR; via the coding sequence ATGATCTTCGAGGTCGATAAGGTTCCCACGCACAATATCTACAACCTGCTGATCGGGCTGGTGGCTCCGCGGCCGATTGCGCTGGTGACGAGCATGAACGAGGCCGGTGGGCTGAACGCTGCGCCCTTTAGCGCGTACAACTACCTTTGCACCGATCCGCCGATTGTGGGGCTGGGGGTGACGAATCGTCCGGGTGGGGAGTTTGTGCCCAAGGATACGGCGCAGAATATCCGGCGGACGAGCGAGTTTGTGGTGAACGTGGTAACCGAGGACCTGCTGCCTCAGATGAATATCTGCGCCACGGACTTTCCTGCGGAGATCGACGAGTTGGAGATGGCGGGGCTGGATACGGCGGCTTCGGCAGTGGTGAAGGTGCCGAGGATCAGGCAGGCTCATGCGGCGCTGGAGTGCGTGGAGCACTCGACGATTGAGATTGGGCGGTCGCGGATTATCCTGGGGCGCGTGGTGGCAATGTATGTCGAGGACCGGTTTATCGATCCGGCGGGTCCGTATGTGTTGGCCGAGGAGCTGCACGCGATTGGGCGGATGAATGGGCTGGGGAGCTATGTGAAGACGCGGGATGGGTTTCTGACGCAGCCGAGGATTCCTTATAGCGAGTGGTTGAAAGGCAAGCGGTAG